One region of Streptococcus salivarius genomic DNA includes:
- a CDS encoding LytR/AlgR family response regulator transcription factor: MLSIIVLEDDALQRHRVSRLLDEAVEESKAVVDGITFYEQGQELLDADRGSGKSMVYLLDIDLKNQTKQGLDIGLEIRKEDLKAQIAFVTAYSEFMPLTFRYKIQALDFVDKSMEDADLKRALVELLDFAYSQVEQETKAQSLTVKTDKNDVNIPYDDILYIETAPVPHKLIAHTKSNLVEFYGKIAEVAKLDDIFFQTHRSFVVNVSNVTSVDRTANMVFFEGDESCLLSRTRKKELLERLKNR, from the coding sequence ATGCTTTCTATTATCGTCCTTGAAGATGATGCCTTGCAGCGTCATCGTGTTAGTCGTTTATTGGACGAAGCAGTTGAGGAGTCGAAGGCCGTTGTTGATGGGATTACCTTTTATGAGCAAGGTCAGGAATTGTTAGATGCTGATAGAGGTTCGGGTAAATCCATGGTTTATCTTTTGGATATTGACCTTAAAAATCAAACGAAGCAGGGACTAGATATTGGGCTTGAAATCCGTAAGGAAGACTTGAAAGCACAAATCGCTTTTGTTACAGCCTACTCTGAGTTTATGCCCTTGACCTTCCGTTATAAGATTCAAGCTCTGGACTTTGTTGATAAATCCATGGAAGATGCAGATCTTAAGAGAGCCTTGGTAGAACTTTTAGATTTTGCGTATTCGCAGGTTGAGCAAGAAACCAAGGCACAGAGTCTGACGGTAAAAACGGATAAAAATGATGTTAATATTCCTTATGATGACATTTTATACATTGAAACAGCCCCTGTGCCACATAAGTTGATTGCTCACACCAAGTCAAATCTAGTAGAATTCTATGGAAAAATTGCAGAAGTAGCGAAATTGGATGATATTTTCTTCCAAACGCATCGCTCTTTTGTTGTCAATGTGAGTAATGTGACAAGTGTGGATCGTACGGCTAATATGGTCTTCTTTGAGGGAGACGAGTCATGCCTCCTCTCGCGGACACGTAAAAAGGAACTTTTGGAACGATTGAAAAATCGTTAA
- a CDS encoding matrixin family metalloprotease, with product MLRSFKTQGTKTKTILTLATVGIISAFLVGSPQHASADQTYVSDPNQAMTFSELETTTNTNTITQTGVSSETPTTVTTVSHTSVDDLHTHENDYEQTPTNTPTFEELKQDSQTASSTVDSQTGSKTYGTRIPTNTDSNHKAVENHSEPKTETVAQAQTWSKDGATWVSTEINNGNVHKILSTYIPKPLTPSTKPTTTATTKPKQSTPAVSQPKKPTTVVNKPAPSTTTQPKKPTTTVTKPTAPKATPIQPAKPVDRIAQVWQKNNELVKENYDTPHWSTKEATVFINAKNPEIVNAYKQAITSWNNTGAFNFLLTNDKQKANIIADERYEGNVAAPLGVTYSTYYLPTKQYSNATVYLNTFHVQNNYYQKNGGKLLNTAQHELGHSIGLEHNSAVASVMEPKGGKTSIQPVDINNVKKLYSKI from the coding sequence ATGTTACGTTCTTTTAAAACGCAAGGGACTAAGACAAAGACCATCTTAACCCTTGCAACTGTTGGTATCATTAGTGCTTTTCTTGTGGGAAGTCCTCAGCATGCCTCTGCGGATCAAACCTATGTTTCAGATCCTAACCAGGCTATGACATTTTCTGAACTTGAAACAACTACAAATACCAATACCATCACTCAAACAGGTGTATCTAGTGAAACACCTACTACTGTGACTACTGTGTCACATACCTCTGTAGATGATCTTCATACACATGAAAATGACTATGAACAAACGCCCACAAATACTCCGACTTTTGAGGAATTGAAACAAGATAGTCAAACAGCTAGCAGTACTGTCGACAGCCAGACTGGTAGCAAAACCTATGGGACTAGAATTCCGACAAATACAGATAGCAATCATAAGGCTGTAGAAAATCACTCTGAACCAAAGACCGAAACTGTCGCTCAAGCACAAACCTGGTCAAAAGATGGTGCTACATGGGTATCAACAGAAATTAATAATGGTAACGTTCATAAGATTCTATCTACTTATATTCCAAAACCATTAACACCTTCTACAAAGCCCACGACAACAGCTACAACAAAACCTAAACAATCAACTCCTGCTGTTAGTCAACCTAAAAAACCAACAACTGTTGTAAACAAGCCAGCGCCTTCTACAACGACACAACCTAAGAAGCCAACAACGACTGTCACTAAACCTACAGCTCCTAAAGCTACTCCTATCCAACCTGCTAAACCAGTGGACCGAATTGCTCAAGTATGGCAAAAGAATAACGAACTGGTAAAAGAGAATTACGACACTCCTCACTGGTCAACTAAGGAAGCAACAGTCTTCATCAATGCTAAAAATCCTGAAATCGTGAATGCCTACAAACAAGCTATCACTTCTTGGAATAACACTGGTGCCTTTAATTTCTTGCTCACTAACGATAAACAAAAAGCTAACATCATTGCTGATGAACGTTATGAAGGTAATGTAGCAGCTCCTCTTGGGGTTACCTACTCTACTTACTACCTCCCAACTAAGCAATATAGTAATGCTACTGTTTACTTGAACACCTTCCATGTTCAAAACAATTATTATCAAAAGAATGGTGGAAAACTCCTTAACACTGCGCAACACGAATTAGGCCACTCAATTGGACTTGAGCACAACAGTGCTGTTGCCTCTGTAATGGAACCTAAAGGTGGTAAGACAAGTATCCAACCAGTTGATATTAACAATGTTAAGAAGCTCTATAGCAAGATTTAA
- the tehB gene encoding SAM-dependent methyltransferase TehB, producing MTIDQQLLCYKRLPNWTATTLPEMVTQKHNTKVGTWAKLTILSGSLHFYELDEEGEVTAEHLFTPETEIPFVEPQAWHRIAAASDDLECYLSFYCKPEDYMAKKYDTKAHSEVLEAVQSGHIKPGRTLDLGCGHGRNALYLASLGHDVTAVDVNNEATQRIQMIADEENYNVRAGYYDINAAALPESETFDFILSTVVFMFLDPDQIPDIIKNIQERTVVGGYNLIVCAMDTEEHPCTMPFPFTFDEGELKNYYSDWELVKYNENLGHLHRLDEYGNPIALQFATMLAKKVK from the coding sequence ATGACTATAGATCAGCAACTTCTTTGCTACAAACGTTTACCAAACTGGACAGCTACAACACTTCCGGAAATGGTGACGCAAAAACACAATACTAAGGTGGGAACTTGGGCTAAATTGACCATTCTATCGGGATCTCTTCACTTCTACGAATTAGACGAAGAGGGAGAGGTTACTGCAGAGCATCTCTTTACCCCCGAGACAGAGATTCCTTTTGTTGAACCACAAGCTTGGCATCGCATCGCTGCTGCTTCAGATGATTTGGAATGCTATCTTTCTTTTTACTGTAAACCCGAAGACTACATGGCTAAAAAGTATGATACTAAGGCCCACTCCGAGGTTCTTGAAGCAGTCCAATCTGGCCATATCAAACCTGGTCGTACCCTTGACCTAGGCTGTGGTCACGGTCGTAACGCTCTTTATTTGGCATCTCTTGGGCATGATGTTACAGCCGTTGATGTTAATAACGAAGCTACACAACGCATCCAAATGATTGCAGATGAGGAAAATTACAATGTTAGAGCTGGCTACTACGATATCAATGCTGCTGCTCTTCCTGAATCTGAGACCTTTGATTTCATCCTCTCAACAGTAGTCTTCATGTTCCTTGATCCCGATCAAATTCCGGATATTATCAAGAATATACAAGAGCGTACTGTCGTAGGTGGTTACAATCTGATTGTTTGTGCCATGGATACTGAGGAACACCCTTGTACCATGCCTTTCCCATTTACGTTTGATGAGGGAGAGTTGAAAAATTATTATAGTGACTGGGAGTTAGTCAAGTATAATGAAAATCTTGGTCACCTTCACCGTTTGGATGAATATGGCAATCCCATCGCTCTTCAATTTGCAACCATGTTAGCTAAGAAGGTTAAATAA
- a CDS encoding DUF4767 domain-containing protein: MRKLSEAEWISRFEQVQGRKPKPDELQLAYQSGLIGISKNYNYIYILLGALVAIVVGIGLTLVSSSLKNVKQTKSSATVASSIFSSTEKASASSSTSSAGNPKTSESSSASIDTPDANHAKEAYTENPRWTNDKASRLASLMVSWGNQMNQPGYKEITNEASSLPIRWMSDHNQTVDATYAANGNSSSEYTIVSVYERWENVSVHRYFFTIKKDGTPFVLYSPTTNGGVYYVKETENADLKSGYADIVNN, translated from the coding sequence ATGCGAAAGCTGTCAGAAGCAGAATGGATAAGTCGTTTTGAGCAAGTTCAGGGGCGTAAACCGAAACCAGATGAACTACAATTAGCTTATCAGTCTGGCCTTATCGGAATCTCGAAAAATTATAATTATATCTATATTCTTCTGGGGGCACTAGTAGCGATCGTAGTTGGTATTGGCTTGACTCTAGTCTCTAGTTCACTGAAGAATGTCAAACAGACCAAGTCATCTGCCACAGTGGCTAGCTCAATCTTCTCATCGACGGAGAAGGCTAGTGCCTCATCAAGTACTTCATCGGCCGGAAATCCGAAGACAAGTGAATCTAGCAGTGCAAGTATTGACACACCTGATGCTAACCATGCTAAGGAAGCCTATACTGAAAATCCACGTTGGACCAATGACAAAGCTAGTCGACTTGCTAGTTTGATGGTTTCTTGGGGCAATCAGATGAATCAGCCTGGATACAAAGAAATCACCAATGAGGCCTCTTCTTTGCCTATCCGTTGGATGTCGGACCATAACCAGACTGTGGATGCTACTTATGCTGCAAATGGTAATAGCAGTTCTGAGTATACTATTGTTTCCGTTTACGAGAGATGGGAAAATGTATCTGTTCACCGTTATTTCTTCACCATTAAAAAAGATGGGACTCCCTTTGTTCTTTATTCACCAACTACTAATGGTGGTGTGTATTATGTCAAAGAAACAGAAAATGCAGACCTTAAATCAGGATATGCAGACATTGTAAACAATTAA
- a CDS encoding LLM class flavin-dependent oxidoreductase has translation MTIELGISTFGETTLLESTGKAISHDQRIRDLVEEIELADQVGLDIYAIGEHHREDFAVSAPQIVLAAGAVNTKKIRLSSAVTILSSIDPVRVYQQYATIDALSNGRAEIMASRGSFVESFPLFGYDLSDYDELFNEKLDMLLEVKKQTNLTWQGKHTQSVDNRPVYPRAVQDDFPLWVATGGHIESTIQIAEKGLPIAYATIGGNPKAFAKLVEVYKEIGARNGYSDEQLKVAAHSWGWIEENNFQAIENYFYPTKQTVDNIAKDRPHWSEMTKEQYYASVGPNGAMFVGDPAHVAQKIIRIIEDLQLDRFMLHLPIGSMPHEDVLKAIKLYGEEVAPIVRRYFENKG, from the coding sequence ATGACGATTGAACTTGGCATTTCAACTTTTGGAGAGACAACCCTCCTAGAATCAACTGGAAAAGCTATCTCTCATGACCAACGTATTAGAGACCTCGTTGAAGAAATTGAATTGGCGGATCAAGTTGGACTAGACATTTATGCGATTGGAGAGCATCACCGTGAAGACTTTGCGGTATCGGCACCGCAAATTGTTCTTGCAGCAGGTGCTGTGAATACCAAGAAGATTCGTTTATCTAGTGCAGTAACCATTTTGTCGTCTATTGACCCGGTTCGTGTCTATCAGCAGTATGCAACCATTGATGCTCTGTCAAATGGTCGTGCAGAAATCATGGCGAGTAGAGGTTCTTTTGTTGAGAGTTTTCCACTTTTTGGCTATGATCTTTCAGACTATGATGAACTTTTCAATGAAAAACTAGACATGCTTCTGGAAGTGAAAAAGCAAACGAATTTAACTTGGCAAGGTAAGCATACTCAATCTGTTGACAATCGCCCTGTGTATCCGCGAGCAGTCCAAGATGATTTTCCATTATGGGTAGCGACAGGTGGTCACATTGAGTCGACCATTCAAATTGCGGAAAAAGGTCTGCCAATTGCCTATGCTACAATTGGAGGAAATCCAAAGGCCTTTGCAAAATTAGTTGAGGTTTATAAGGAAATCGGTGCTCGAAATGGTTATTCGGATGAACAACTTAAGGTGGCTGCCCATTCTTGGGGTTGGATTGAAGAAAATAATTTCCAAGCGATAGAGAATTATTTTTATCCAACAAAACAAACAGTGGATAACATTGCTAAGGATCGCCCGCACTGGTCTGAAATGACTAAAGAGCAGTACTATGCTAGTGTTGGACCAAACGGAGCCATGTTCGTTGGGGACCCTGCTCACGTTGCTCAAAAAATCATTCGTATTATTGAGGATTTACAGCTAGATCGCTTCATGCTTCATCTCCCAATTGGTTCTATGCCACATGAAGATGTTCTAAAGGCTATTAAACTTTATGGTGAAGAAGTGGCGCCGATTGTTCGTCGTTATTTTGAAAATAAAGGGTAA
- a CDS encoding exodeoxyribonuclease III: protein MKLISWNIDSLNAALTSDSARAQLSRAVIDTLVAENADIIAIQETKLSAKGPTKKHLQILEDYFPDYDNTWRSSVEPARKGYAGTMFLYKKELNPVITYPEIGAPSTMDCEGRIITLEFDNFFVTQVYTPNAGDGLKRLLERQIWDEKYADYLAELDAQKPVLATGDYNVAHKEIDLANPSSNRRSPGFTDEERAGFTNLLAKGFTDTYRHLNGDVTGAYTWWAQRSKTSKINNTGWRIDYWLTSNRIADKVTKSDMIDSGDRQDHTPIVLEIDL, encoded by the coding sequence ATGAAATTAATTTCTTGGAATATTGATTCCCTAAATGCCGCCCTTACTAGTGATTCTGCACGTGCTCAATTATCACGCGCTGTTATCGACACCTTGGTCGCTGAAAATGCAGACATCATTGCTATTCAAGAGACAAAACTGTCTGCTAAAGGTCCGACTAAAAAGCATTTGCAAATCTTGGAAGACTATTTCCCTGACTATGACAATACTTGGCGTTCATCTGTTGAACCTGCCCGTAAAGGTTATGCTGGAACCATGTTCTTGTATAAAAAAGAACTGAATCCAGTCATTACCTATCCTGAAATCGGAGCACCTTCAACCATGGACTGTGAAGGACGTATCATCACTCTCGAATTTGACAATTTCTTTGTGACACAGGTCTACACACCAAACGCTGGTGATGGCCTCAAACGTCTGCTTGAACGTCAAATCTGGGACGAAAAATATGCGGATTACCTAGCTGAATTGGACGCTCAGAAACCAGTTCTTGCGACTGGTGACTACAATGTTGCCCACAAGGAAATCGACTTGGCTAATCCTTCAAGTAATCGTCGTTCACCAGGATTTACAGATGAAGAACGTGCTGGTTTCACTAACCTCCTTGCAAAAGGTTTCACCGATACCTACCGTCACCTCAATGGCGACGTTACAGGAGCCTACACATGGTGGGCCCAACGTAGTAAAACATCTAAAATCAACAATACAGGCTGGAGAATCGACTACTGGTTGACTTCAAACCGTATTGCCGATAAGGTCACAAAATCAGACATGATTGACTCTGGTGATCGCCAAGACCACACACCTATTGTCTTAGAGATTGATTTATAA
- a CDS encoding QueT transporter family protein, with protein MKTKLNTTQKLVLSAIMMALYIAILFVSQAISFGAVQMRLATALYGLTYIFPFLVFPISLANAIANSFGGLGLIDVVGGFCASFLTTGSIYLIRKAKLSSWFIILPILLVPALVVPIWLSALLKLPYFALVINLLLGQLVPSILGAVLVRELAKRGYKD; from the coding sequence ATGAAAACCAAACTTAATACCACTCAAAAGCTCGTTCTGTCAGCTATTATGATGGCTCTTTACATCGCTATCCTCTTTGTGTCTCAAGCCATTTCCTTTGGTGCGGTTCAGATGCGTCTGGCCACCGCTTTATATGGATTAACCTACATCTTCCCATTTTTGGTATTCCCAATTAGTCTGGCTAATGCCATCGCAAACTCTTTTGGAGGTTTGGGATTGATTGACGTGGTTGGTGGTTTCTGTGCTAGCTTTTTAACAACTGGTAGCATCTACCTCATCCGTAAAGCCAAGTTATCTAGCTGGTTCATCATCCTTCCAATCCTACTCGTTCCTGCTTTAGTGGTACCAATCTGGCTTAGTGCCTTGCTCAAACTTCCTTATTTTGCTCTCGTTATTAATCTCCTCCTGGGACAATTAGTTCCTTCAATCTTGGGAGCTGTCCTTGTACGAGAGTTGGCTAAACGAGGATATAAAGACTGA
- a CDS encoding helix-turn-helix transcriptional regulator, with the protein MTASKTKRLLYFMSELEKGNDISKTDYLARFGISERTLKEDVSELKENLTELRPNMKVKYSRKYGSYHAQYEQGYGNLKYNQAVILSKILLESRALRKDEVAEIINIFVERAVDDKERRRIKRLTELELDSYQELKIYQEQDKSLLPAISAIFDAIVDQRPLSFSYRKPGEKVEEYKVFPISVIFDNHYFYCISYKLDDNFTCDYQFSEIRYFRVDRFQTIHKSENDLAFTLSPEQKDCLITDEQVRYQAFSMLSGNEWARITFEYKGLYRDVLESDIPKLKLLEESTSDGIDQVRYEIETFSLLGFQKYIQRFDGDFVFLKIEAIDNK; encoded by the coding sequence ATGACAGCATCAAAAACCAAACGTCTCTTGTACTTTATGTCCGAATTGGAAAAGGGAAATGACATTTCAAAAACGGATTACCTCGCTCGCTTTGGCATAAGTGAGCGTACGCTTAAAGAGGATGTGAGTGAGCTCAAGGAGAATTTGACTGAACTCCGGCCAAATATGAAGGTTAAGTATTCCAGAAAATACGGTTCCTACCATGCCCAGTATGAACAAGGCTATGGTAACCTTAAATACAATCAGGCAGTTATCCTATCTAAGATTCTTTTAGAGAGTCGAGCTCTTCGAAAGGATGAAGTAGCAGAGATAATCAACATCTTTGTTGAGAGGGCTGTAGACGACAAGGAGCGCAGACGTATCAAGCGATTGACTGAGCTAGAACTGGATAGTTATCAAGAACTTAAGATTTATCAGGAACAAGATAAGTCACTCTTACCAGCTATTTCAGCCATTTTCGATGCCATTGTGGACCAACGTCCATTGTCATTTAGTTACCGTAAGCCAGGAGAAAAAGTGGAGGAATATAAGGTCTTTCCAATTTCAGTCATTTTTGACAACCATTATTTCTACTGTATTTCTTACAAACTGGATGATAACTTTACTTGTGATTATCAGTTCTCTGAAATCCGTTATTTCCGTGTGGATCGTTTCCAGACCATTCATAAATCCGAAAATGATTTGGCTTTCACGCTCAGTCCAGAACAAAAAGACTGTCTTATTACAGATGAGCAGGTGCGTTATCAGGCTTTCTCAATGCTTTCTGGTAACGAGTGGGCTCGAATTACCTTTGAGTATAAAGGACTTTACCGTGATGTCTTGGAATCCGATATTCCAAAACTAAAATTGCTTGAGGAAAGCACTAGTGATGGTATTGATCAGGTCCGCTATGAGATTGAAACTTTTAGTTTATTAGGTTTTCAAAAGTATATTCAACGCTTTGATGGGGATTTTGTGTTCCTCAAGATTGAAGCAATAGATAACAAATGA